TGGTTTTGGCAGAAGTCTCCACAAATGGGACTCCGTAGCTTCGTCCCAGCTCCTGCGCTTGGCGTGTCTCCACCGTGCGAGTGCTCAGGTCGCTCTTATTCCCCACCAGCACCATGGGAACACTGTCGCTGTCCTTCACCCTGTTGATCTGCTCTCTGACAAAGAGACACATGCAACAGCACTTAAGAGATGGAGGCCATCCTACTTTTTGAACAGTGGGTTACAATCACTGATCCTTAGAACTGCTTCATGTTTTTGGATCAGTTTAAAACTGTGAGCCAGACTCTAGTGCACAAATGATTTTGCAGAACTTGCAATTATTTGTAATCTTCTGAAATCTGTAGATGAGCGTGGCTACAAGTGCGGTTCCTGCCAGGAAGTGGTCTTTATTGCGCTACTGTCTGAACCTAGGCAGGACACTAGACACAGCTGTATAAGGTACTACAACAGAGTTAAACACACACTATTTTATTAGACTATTTGTCCTTCTTTGACAGCATTGTTTCAACATCTTATCATCCAGTCATCTTATCACTGACACCAGACTATGGTGGTAAATGCAGAAGCATGCCAGAAGCATCTTGTACCTGTAGAGGTGAACGTCCTCAAAGGACTTGGTGTTGTTGatcgcaaacacacagaggaagccCTCCCCTGTCCTCATATACTGGTCCCTCATGGCGCTGTACTCCTCCTGACCTGCAGTGTCCAGGATGTCCAGCAGACAGGTCTCTCCATCAATCACCACCTGCTTTCTGTACGAGTCCTGGAACACAGCATGAACATGATCATGCAAGCAGTACCCAGAGTACAAGCAGCACGTCTGGCAAGAAATCCAGACAGTggatttcatcatcatcatcgtcatgtTTTTTCTACTTTCACATGGTCGTGTAACAACAAGACCTCGTTgaatggaatttttttttttccaatgaaCTTGCAGAaacatgaattttttttttttttttttttaaacattaaccATGAAATTATACCATTAACTGACTTATGAACAAAACAGATTACACAGCAGAGTTAACAGTGATGACCTCTCTGTCCGAAGCATTTATTTGAATTGAATATGGCTGCTTGCTATGCTTTAAGGCTTTTTTACCAGGTATTACCCAGTTTAAATGAACTTTTAGAGAgtttctgacatgttttttcgCTGTGGATTTGTGACAGTATGTCCTGATCTTTACTAAGGCACCGCTGATGTTTTACTACCTCATTTATATGACAGTTATTGTTGTTGTAAGGTTTTAGACACAAAACAAGTCATCGGtttataaaacatgatgcattgtTACTGAATAACGTCCAAGGAGCGTATGAAGAAGTTAAAATCAAATCTCGAGCCACATTAAAATGCCTCTTATGTATCTATGAACCAGTGATGATAATcctataatgtaatatataataataatttgactCTGACAGGGCCCATTCTTCTgcataattcattaattaatgttGATATTTAAGTACATTTCATTGCAAACACTTTTATACAAGTTAGCAGGacacttgtaatggagtattttcacattttgttgtgCTACATTTACTTTCTTAGCTATTTATTGTATCATGCACACACTAGTGCTCAGCCCACATTGTTTTATAAAGACACCAAAATACTCACTGCACTGTTGCCTAATTTGTAGCACAACTTATACACATATAACATTAAATTGCAAACACGTTATTGTGTCTCCTGCCTCAGGCTTCACAATTAAATACTGTGACAGGGAAGGATCCAAGTACCTGTTTTCCACTTGTTATTCAAAACAACTCTTgacttacaaaataaaagagcaaCACGTGCATTGGTTAATCTCCACTAACATGTCTAACCCTTAAAAAGGCAGATTCACTCAGTGTGCAGTGGTTCTTCTCTCACCTCGATGGTTGGATCATATTCATCAACGAAGTGGTTCTGGATGAGCTGGATGGTGAGGGCGCTCTTCCCCACACCTCCTGCCCCGACCACCACAAGCTTGTACTCGGTCATGCCTGGAGGGGATTAAACAAGCAGGTAGACGTGATTTCACAGCACTTGGCACACCTAAGCAGTGGATGTtaccctcttcctccccacacTGACATGGCGAAGAGACTGACCCAGA
This genomic window from Pempheris klunzingeri isolate RE-2024b chromosome 17, fPemKlu1.hap1, whole genome shotgun sequence contains:
- the LOC139216179 gene encoding GTPase KRas, producing MTEYKLVVVGAGGVGKSALTIQLIQNHFVDEYDPTIEDSYRKQVVIDGETCLLDILDTAGQEEYSAMRDQYMRTGEGFLCVFAINNTKSFEDVHLYREQINRVKDSDSVPMVLVGNKSDLSTRTVETRQAQELGRSYGVPFVETSAKTRQGVEEAFYSLVREIRRYKETNRSNKKSKKNTQRRCMIL